DNA from Phocoena phocoena chromosome 1, mPhoPho1.1, whole genome shotgun sequence:
CAGAACAGGAGATGGAGAAATACAGGGCGAGGAATCAGGAGGGCACCCCAGGCCCAGGGGTCCCCCCCAAGGTTCCCTCAGTCCTCGGGTGGGATGCGCAGGGCAGAATACACCATCACCCGACTGTCCTCCTGCCGTCGGCCTGCAGAGGGGAATGGGGGTGAGTCTTGGGCAGGGTGAGAGCAGAGCACTGACACATGGGGAGTCCTGGACAACAAGGGGGGGGGGTCCCCAGATGGTGGGGATAAGTGCAGATTCAAACCCACCAGTCACTGACTGGCTGAACCCAGACTGCTCCTGGTAAAGCCTAGAGACTAAAGGTCATGAGTGGACAAAGCAAAACCCTGAAGGTGGTGGAATAGACCGACGAGGAGACAGAGAATGGTGGGCAATGGACCCGGGCTAGGGCTGGGCTCAGTCACGGGCAGTGGGCAGGCAGGTGGGATCTGTCAGGCGATCAGTCCAGGTAGTCAGTCCTTACACGAGAGACTGCGCTGGATACTTCGGAAGGACCCTCCAGCTGTGATGAAGGCCCAGAGCCCCATGGAAACAGTGACTGCATAGATGGGCAGCAGGCTGGCCTCGTACCAGGGGTTCAGGAATGTCTGGGGATGGGGGAAAGAGTAGAAAAGAGGTTAGATTCTTCCTCTAATCCCCATATTCTCTTTGTGCCTTTGACCCAAATCTCCCCCAGATATCTCACTCGAATCTCCCAGTCCTTCAGAACACCAATATCATCACGGTTAAGGGCATTTGTGATTTTTCAGCCCCCTCAGAGGTTTCTGCCACTCCTGCTCACCTCAGGCCATCTGCATTAGTTTGACTAATCCATTCAAACTCCTCCCTAGAGCATCCCCAGAGCAGGTTATACAATTGATGCTGAGGTGAGAGACGTCTAAAGACTCACCTTTCTGCCTCCTCCCAAGgtaagtttttaaatgttaagaagTGAGAATATATTTCCCCTCCATCCCACTCACCATTAAGTTCTTTTCTCTCTAACTCAGGCCCCTGTCCCCAACTCACCAGTCCCGATGTCAGTAGGTGACTCCCAACCACCAGGCCCAAAGCCCAGTACCGTCTCCTCTCACAGGCATCAAAGAACACAACTCCCCAAAAGGTATGGAGCAGGATAATGGCTGCTGTCAGAAAGGCtgcagggagggagatggggatgAGATACATCCCTCATCTTCTCCCAGCCTCCTGAGATGTTGAGCCAAAGAAGTCTCCCAGGGAAGGCCAATAAATCAAATCAGGGTCAGGGATGAATGGGGCATGGAGGCAAGAAAGAAAGTGGACCTTACCTGAAGTCAAGAAGTAATAGGGTGAATCTCCATGGATCCCAACCACACCTGGCCCAAGAGCATCGGCCAAGATATTGATAACAGAGAAGACACCACTGATGATACCGAAGGAAAGACCAGAAactggggggggagggagggcttcaTCAATGTCAAAGATCACTATAGCCTTATTACCAGTGATCCCTCCCCATTCCCAGTCACAGTTCCCCCACACCTACTCTCCCTCCAGACCACCTCTCCTTGGAAGTCAGgtatgaagaaaaacaagaagccGCTTAGGACATGTGGATGTTTAGAGACTTCCCTGGGAGAGAGGAGTGTCCAACTCCCTCCTCCAGTCCCTCTCCCTTGGCTCACCATAGGCCATCTGGCGGATGGAGATGGGTGATCTTCCGTCCTCACTCAGCGATGCTAACCCCTCATCTGCcttcctggggtggggtgggtgggatagGGGAAACATGAGGGAGGGCAGGAATCGCCTTCCCCTCTAATATCTTCCCTTAGTACCTCCTCGTTCAAACCACCACCCAGGGCTGCCCCACTTATAGTTCAGTCTTCTGCCCTTCTCCCCTCCAGACCACCCCAACTCCTTACTTAAGCAGCTTGTAGTAGGCAAAGCGGAACACCTCCTGTAGAAGGACAGAGACTGCAGCACCAAAAATCAGGAGGCCATACTGGAGTCGGGCATCCGACCGGTCGGTCACATGGACCAAGATGAACCAGACCACAGAGGCCAAGAGCAGGGAGACCAGCCAGAAAAATGCCCTGAGGAAAGACAAAGGCAATCAGACAAGCAAGGGTAGGCGGCAACCAGGGAAATCAAAGAGGGTAACCAACCAAGGCTGCAGCATAAAAAGTGGAAGTTAGACTTCCGGATTGTCCAAGGAGACAGGGAGGAGATAGGATAGGTGTCTCCACCAAGGGAGTTTGTAGGGATCTGAACGCAGGGAAAGGGTAAGAAATCTGATTAAAGAGTCTTCAGAGTGATGAGAGCCAGAGTGTAGGAGGACAGGAGGGCGAGGTATCCATTCCTGGATACTCCCTTAAGGCCGGCCGAGGTCAGCACAGCCCCCTTCCAAGTCTTCGCCTTGGGCCTTCTCGGACGTCGCAGGAGGAGTATAGGAGGAATCTGTGCGATCTCTAGAAGGCGGAAACCAACTGCGGGAAAGGGTGAATCACCCAGATCCCTGACTCGACCCTCTCCAATCTTCACCTCCGACTTGTCTCCCCCTCTCAGGCTCCCAGGCTCGCCCCAGTTCCTCCAGCCCCTTTCGGATCTCTCTCTTCGGCGTCCTCCCGCGTCTCCCCAACCCCTTAACTCACCCGGCGACCAAGATGATGACGCGAAGCGGGTCTCCTGCCACAGTGATCAAGAAAAGCGCAAAGGCCGGGCCGAAAGCGACGAAAGTGCATCCGAAAAACACTGCGGCCCCCATGGCTGGGCTGCTGGGGGCGAGGTGGGGGCCCGGCCAAGAGAGGCGAAGGGATGAAGCACGCCAGCCAGGGAGTCCGCGTGGGGTGGCGACGCGACCCCGTGAGGGGCGCGGTGCAATGTCACCCCGGACCCCCGGGAAGGCGGGGACACCGAAACCCCAGATACAGGTCGGCACGACTTCCTCTACGGAAGCCGAGGAGGGGACAAACCCCTGCCGCGTCCCCATGGCCACCTCCCATCTAATCCCCACCCCTTGGAGGCCAATGGAGAACTCGCGGGGGCGGAGCTGCGGAGGCGGGGGCGTGGCTTCACGATGTGCTGGGAGTTGTAGTCCTGCCCTCCTCCTGGACCTCGGCCCTGGGAGTGGCTCCAAACTGTTAAACCAGTGGGCTGGGCCCGAGCCCAGTTTCCTGGTTCGGTTCGACTTTGGTCGCTGTTCCCTTTCGGTATTTTATGGGGCAGGGTGGTAGCAATCCTACGCTTCTTGAAGAGCTGCAGAGGGGGGAAAATCCTGTTGGAACCTAAAggacaaatacaaagaaagcacagGATAGAGGGTGCAGGGAGATAGGGACGGGTATTGTTCTTACTTGAATGAGAGGAAATGAGCTAGAGCTGCTGCCTAAGAGATGAAGGTTACACTTAAAAGTAGGAGCTCTTTGAACAGGCTAGTATAGGAAGCATGCAATACAGTGTATCGCTAATGGAGCCTTCATCCGTAATGACAAGAGAATCAGAGGGAAGTAAAAGGAGCCCGGAGAGCAATGTTAGGAAGGTTAGAGGGGATTTTGAGTTAAAATCGGGAGTTAGAGTTGTTTGTAAAAAGCAATTCGAGCTATGGAGTTGGAAAATGACACCCCACCACCACTAGCCCGCCAAGTTACTCAGTTCCTTTTATGTCATACttcctccatttattttctgaaaatgaacCTCAGTGGTGTCTTTTCCTCAGGCTGGGGGAAGAGAAGGCGCAGAGGGTGCATATTAGAGCAAAAGAAAGTTAAAGTATGAGAAGAGGGTATTGTATCCTCATTTGGATGCAGGTGGGGTTAGTCCTTAGGGAGGATGTTTGGGAAAAAGAGTACCAGGATGGGAAAGTGAGGGAAACTGGAATATTGTTCTTGAGAGAGTAATCAAAGTACCCAAAAAAACTATAGAAATTCTTCAGAGAGAACCAGGCTTACTTTCCTTCCTGGAAATGATTTATGGCAATGTATAGATGTACATCCACATaagagttttccatttttttccaggaAATTCTGGAAAGGAGCTGAAGGAATAGATTATATAGATGTACGTGAGAAGTCACCATGCAAATCCTCCCCCAATAAGGTTAAGAGGGTGGGAACATCCTGGCCAGTGCTCAAGACTCTATTGTCTTGCTTCTGAGCATAGCAATCCAGAAGAGAGAGGGATAAGACAACTCTTCTCATCTCTCCTTTGAGCTGTTGCCACAGCATTTGCTGACTTAAGAACGGGAATCAAACCTATCTCGTTCATTGGTAGTTCCACAGAGACTTGCGTAGACTACTCATAGTAGATGTTGAATAGATGTTTATTaactcccttaaaaaaaaaatacctgcatTCTTTTCTTATTCCCTTGCCTCTGAACCCTGAATTGCCTATCAGACTAGGCCTAGCACACTGTGCCTAGCACATACATTATGTTTGATGTTTCTAAATTGAATTGAATGAGAATGGGAAATataaaagcagagagaaggatAAGATGAACTCCACCCCTGTAGGCTAGAATGAAGGGAACATACCAAGTGACTGAAAGTGGGAGAAGGGGTGTGGCATATACAGCAGGGAAAGAGACTACCTGCTTCCTCCCTTTTCCCATCCTGTGTGCAGAAAGTTGAGAAAGAAGTGAGGTGAGATCAGTACTTAGCAGAGAGGAAGTAACTAGTCTTGActgaaagctgttttttttttgaaatcagaAGCAATCCAGCAGGTGCTTGGAGAGTCAGACAATGATGTTGATATTGTTCCCATACTTCGTAGTCTGAGACACGCAGAGAAGGGAGACTATTTTCAGTCTAGAAAAAATGCTCATCCCTTCCTAAGAATATTTTGACTGTGAAGAAAGAGATTGTGATGAAGCCTCAGAGAGAAGGGCAGCTCTGGATAGTGATAGTAAGTTAGGGACAGTGAGAGGGAGGGTGAGCTTTTTGTGAGGACTGGGAACAAGGAAGGAAAGTAGGTGAGAGGGGAAACTCCTTGGTAGgctggggtttttgttgttgtttggtttgggttttgggggggttttttgtgggttggtttgtttgttttgtttttctggaagtgGCAGCAGGAGGCCTGAATGGATCTAGTCTAGAGCCAGAGGGTCTCGATGAACATGTTTCCATCAAAGTTCACTTTGCCTCTCTTGATCTGGGCAGCTGTGGCTGAGGACCGCACTGGCAGTAACTGATGGCCCAGTCAGTAAGCAAGTGGGCGGGGAATTCCCCCCCTGGGAGAAGGACTGCTGCAGCTCCTTCCCTGCTTTGGAGGAGGGCAGAAGGCGGGGTAAGTTTGGTGGGAAAcgctgtaatttccttttttactttcaaGGCACTAGTGCAGAATCCAGAATGGATGTCCTCTTTGTAGCCATCCTTGCTGTGCCACTCATCCTGGGTAAGTACACGTCTCTCCCTGAGCTTTTGAGCCAGGTCTTCTACCATAAATGgggtgggagaaaagaaaatgaggagaggGCGGGAGATGCAGTTCAATAAGGAGTGATAACACTTTCTCAACTGTGTTAGATTTCAGGGGCAGAGGGGGAACCTGGAAATTAGGGccaggaaaaggcaaggagagCAAAGAAGAGACAGCTGATGGGGATGGAGCCCCAGCCATGGGGAGGTCCTAACAAGAGTGAACTCAGCTCGCCATAACCACAGAGTTGAACAAGATGAGAAGGACTAAAGTGAGAGTGGAGAGAGGTGGACTCTTTGAAGGTGGGGCAGTCTGAAACTAGCGAGGGAAGCCAGGGTATCTTCTTTCCCAGCGAGTTGGAGAAAAACTTTGTACTAGTAAAGACACAGAAGGGGTGGCTTTTAGGATAGTGAGTACTGTCTGCCTTCAGGGACAAGGTCCCAAAAGTAGCTtggctccttccctcctttgttcCCAGTCTGCCAGGTGCTctcattgtttccttttcctccagACTCTGTGTCATTGCTTGGGGTTAAGAGAGAGCATTCAAGGAGCTTAGGGAAATATTTAGCAGGAGGCCTAGAATTCCTGACCCAGTCAATTCCAAGCCACATATTTTTAatcctggaaaggaagaaaaactaatgCAGATGGATAATTTAGTCCAGCTGACTCATTTTAAGAAAGCAGATGTTAACTGGCTTGTTCAGAGATATTCTACTAGTTAGCATTGAAACTGGAACTAAAGCCCAAGTCcaagaggctgtgtgtgtgtgttagttgtGGGAGACACTGATAAGAGAAAATCTCTCACAAATACAGTAGGTCTAGAGCATACTGAGGAGTGGATTTGGAGGTCTTAATTTCTGGTGTCTCTCTGCTTCCTACCTTTTTAAGGCTTAGTTTGGGTTACAGTGTGTGAAGGGACCCGTTTTCTCTTCTGGGAGTTCCTGGATTGAAAGGGCACAGTGTAACAGGTCTCATCAGAGTTATGGAGCCCAGAAGACTGAGAAAGGTTTAGAGGTACAGAGGCAGGGAGATAGTAGAGTggaggcagaaggaaaggaaactgaTAGAGCTGAGGTCAACGTCAGGTGTCCTTCTATTGCTAAGGAGTTCCAGATGCCCCCTGACCTCTAGTCCTTGTCCCCCTAGGACAAGAATATGAGGATGAAGAAGGACTGGAAGAGGATGACTATTATCAGGTGGTCTATTATTACACAGTCACCCCCAACTATGGTGAGTATGTATAAGGTTCTGACCCTTCGCAGGATGGAGAGAGGTTTGGGAGATGCTCAGTTCTGACACTTTGACGTTTCCTTTACAATGGTATAACTAGGTCAGAGAGAAATGTGGCTATGAGCAAAGACTATCAAGCTCATGATGTTATGTCTCAAACTAGTGATTTTCAAGCctttagaaattagaaatttttCAAATTGTACATGATTTTAGACACCagattgaaaatataaatgcatacacATTCACAGACATTTCAACATCAAAAGTTCATTAGAATTATACCAGTAAATTTTACAACTTGAGCAAATTGAAGTATTCTGAAcggtttcttcctcttctcatttCCAGATCTAGTGCTACCTTTGTtactactaattttttttctcctccccagATGACTTTGGTGCAAACTTCACTGTTGATTACTCTATGTTTGAGTCAGAGAACAGGCTGGTGAGTGATATCTACATGACCCTCTAGGAGGATCAGGATAGGTAACAGTTAAAAAGAAACTGGTCATTGTTGAAATGTAAGTGATGAACAGGAATAAAAATTAGTTAGGTGAAGTGAAACTAGGTAGTGAGCCCAAAACAAATTTGTTAACCAAAGCTGGGGAGGAAGCCAGAATGCAGTAGGTTTGCTAAGACACTGAAAGGGAGGAAAAATCCTTGAGACAAGGGAAAAATGGTGAATGGGATGGGTACATAATCCATGCAAACATGAAGTAGGGAAGATCCCTGAGCTTAAGTCTTGGGGGATGGGAAGGGGGCAGAAGAGgtggtgaaggagaaaagaaCTCTAAATAGAAAATCTGTGAGGATGCTGGATGGAGGCAGTGATAACCCTGTGTTTCCTAATCCTACTGAGGGCAGAACAAGTGGGATAAGGAGGTAATGGAAGCAGTAGAGACTACCATTAGTCGTGAAACAGACCCTGCAGACCATCAGAAGCCTGTAACAGAGAAACCAGTGACAATGGAACCAGTGAGTGGATTGGGGataaggcgggggtggggggagggggagacagacaacCCTTACCCTGGATAGATCCCAGAGCTGGTGACATG
Protein-coding regions in this window:
- the APH1A gene encoding gamma-secretase subunit APH-1A isoform X1, which translates into the protein MGTRQGFVPSSASVEEVVPTCIWGFGVPAFPGVRGDIAPRPSRGRVATPRGLPGWRASSLRLSWPGPHLAPSSPAMGAAVFFGCTFVAFGPAFALFLITVAGDPLRVIILVAGAFFWLVSLLLASVVWFILVHVTDRSDARLQYGLLIFGAAVSVLLQEVFRFAYYKLLKKADEGLASLSEDGRSPISIRQMAYVSGLSFGIISGVFSVINILADALGPGVVGIHGDSPYYFLTSAFLTAAIILLHTFWGVVFFDACERRRYWALGLVVGSHLLTSGLTFLNPWYEASLLPIYAVTVSMGLWAFITAGGSFRSIQRSLSCRRQEDSRVMVYSALRIPPED
- the APH1A gene encoding gamma-secretase subunit APH-1A isoform X2, with product MGAAVFFGCTFVAFGPAFALFLITVAGDPLRVIILVAGRCSALPTTSCLISGLSFGIISGVFSVINILADALGPGVVGIHGDSPYYFLTSAFLTAAIILLHTFWGVVFFDACERRRYWALGLVVGSHLLTSGLTFLNPWYEASLLPIYAVTVSMGLWAFITAGGSFRSIQRSLSCRRQEDSRVMVYSALRIPPED
- the APH1A gene encoding gamma-secretase subunit APH-1A isoform X3 — protein: MGAAVFFGCTFVAFGPAFALFLITVAGDPLRVIILVAGKADEGLASLSEDGRSPISIRQMAYVSGLSFGIISGVFSVINILADALGPGVVGIHGDSPYYFLTSAFLTAAIILLHTFWGVVFFDACERRRYWALGLVVGSHLLTSGLTFLNPWYEASLLPIYAVTVSMGLWAFITAGGSFRSIQRSLSCKD
- the C1H1orf54 gene encoding uncharacterized protein C1orf54 homolog isoform X2 — encoded protein: MDVLFVAILAVPLILGQEYEDEEGLEEDDYYQVVYYYTVTPNYDDFGANFTVDYSMFESENRLNKWDKEVMEAVETTISRETDPADHQKPVTEKPVTMEPSPDLNNAVSSLQSPGALLLSWALVQGGMYFM
- the C1H1orf54 gene encoding uncharacterized protein C1orf54 homolog isoform X3, with translation MDVLFVAILAVPLILDDFGANFTVDYSMFESENRLNKWDKEVMEAVETTISRETDPADHQKPVTEKPVTMEPQSPDLNNAVSSLQSPGALLLSWALVQGGMYFM
- the C1H1orf54 gene encoding uncharacterized protein C1orf54 homolog isoform X1: MDVLFVAILAVPLILGQEYEDEEGLEEDDYYQVVYYYTVTPNYDDFGANFTVDYSMFESENRLNKWDKEVMEAVETTISRETDPADHQKPVTEKPVTMEPQSPDLNNAVSSLQSPGALLLSWALVQGGMYFM